In Phreatobacter stygius, a genomic segment contains:
- a CDS encoding molybdopterin-dependent oxidoreductase codes for MPVNNIRRSFSLGAIAAAGLLICGRASAQGLATPAERVMLTISGKISVTNVGNTAQFDRAMLEAMGLVSFETSTPWHSGPQKFEGVSIDKLLKSVGASGDRIQAIALNDYTTEIPIEDFTRYNVILALKRNNEYMPVRDKGPLFIVYPYDSDPELRSQKYYSRSAWQLSQIIVR; via the coding sequence ATGCCGGTCAACAATATCAGGCGTTCATTTAGCTTGGGTGCAATCGCCGCGGCGGGCCTCCTTATCTGTGGCCGCGCTTCCGCTCAAGGTCTGGCGACCCCGGCCGAAAGGGTCATGTTGACGATCTCCGGTAAGATCTCCGTGACCAATGTCGGCAATACCGCGCAATTCGACCGCGCCATGCTCGAAGCCATGGGGCTGGTGTCCTTCGAGACCTCGACGCCGTGGCATTCGGGTCCGCAGAAGTTCGAGGGCGTGTCGATCGACAAGCTCTTGAAAAGCGTCGGCGCCAGCGGCGACCGCATCCAGGCGATCGCGCTCAATGATTATACCACCGAGATTCCGATCGAGGATTTCACCCGCTACAACGTCATTCTCGCGCTCAAGCGCAACAACGAATACATGCCTGTGCGGGACAAGGGCCCGCTGTTCATCGTCTATCCCTACGATTCCGACCCCGAGCTGCGAAGCCAGAAATATTACAGCCGCTCGGCCTGGCAGCTCTCCCAGATCATTGTCCGCTGA
- a CDS encoding DUF2917 domain-containing protein gives MVCLSNDALIHLERGGLVRLGDSAGATVACLEGAVWITQDNDRRDIVLTGGDSYVVESSGLTVVCAIAGPASLTVGKPVVVEPVLVETLHEKAA, from the coding sequence ATGGTCTGTCTTTCAAACGATGCTCTGATCCATCTCGAGCGCGGCGGCCTGGTTCGCCTGGGCGATAGCGCCGGCGCGACGGTGGCTTGCCTGGAAGGTGCGGTCTGGATCACCCAGGACAACGACCGGCGCGATATCGTGCTGACCGGCGGCGATAGCTATGTGGTCGAAAGCTCCGGCCTGACCGTCGTCTGCGCCATTGCCGGGCCGGCTTCGCTGACCGTCGGCAAGCCGGTGGTGGTTGAACCGGTGCTGGTCGAAACGCTGCACGAGAAGGCGGCGTGA
- a CDS encoding putative bifunctional diguanylate cyclase/phosphodiesterase produces MPKLSRVGILFGLIMLGLVAAAVYVSVLIVERQSIIRQTARYNVTWLASQAAFEVVRFEEVVAASALPNSPVTADDVDLRYQILLNRLELMNSGEFEDFVEQDPERRQIVADLGRVLAEIAPLVEKVSQGDNVSRIRAMLAPLDKKLAGLAASANRVSGDNVDADQRNLLRLHWIFSSLIAALVIAGLVLMLMLYRRHIQLNRAHDEVHVLAGVLEEAKLDLEQANVEILSTNADLKQRNEMLQIRDVELRTQNQRFDAALNNMSQGLLLVDGMHRLIVCNQRYREIFNLREQWVQPGATIRALGTQRFAGLIDRQNSIAADRASATFAFELDDDTIVSVSQQPMPDGGWVSTYEDITERRRSEERIAHMAHHDALTDLPNRTLFRARMDDALADKRGSKANFAIFYLDLDNFKIVNDSLGHAVGDLLLRSVADRLKECVRDGDIVSRFGGDEFAIMFRGGGGSAEMQGMAQRLVDRTRQPFSIEGNELSIGTCVGIAIAGKDGLDSDELLRNADMALYRAKNEGRGSYRFFEASMKAELNARRALEEDLRSALGAGEFAVHYQPIVNLKTMTVVSFEALIRWNHPERGEVVPAEFVPVAEETGLIVAIGEWVLRQACVDAASWPGPTRVSVNLSAVQFRTGQFAQTVFAALSASGLAPNRLELEITETVLLQDSEATLAILHQLRSFGIRTCMDDFGTGYSSLSYLRSFPFDKIKIDRSFVSEVNDREDCRAIVTSITDLGRSLNMVTTAEGVETRAQFDTINEIGCAEIQGFYFGHPVPAAEVEEAFTRIERLLSQAA; encoded by the coding sequence ATGCCGAAGCTGAGCCGGGTTGGGATCCTGTTCGGGCTGATCATGTTGGGCCTGGTGGCGGCGGCCGTCTATGTCTCGGTCCTGATCGTCGAGCGGCAGAGCATCATCCGCCAGACCGCGCGCTACAACGTGACCTGGCTGGCAAGCCAGGCGGCCTTCGAAGTGGTGCGTTTCGAAGAGGTCGTCGCGGCTTCGGCGCTGCCGAACAGCCCGGTCACCGCCGACGACGTCGACCTGCGTTATCAGATCCTGCTCAACCGGCTCGAGCTGATGAACTCGGGCGAGTTCGAGGATTTCGTCGAGCAGGATCCCGAGCGGCGGCAGATCGTGGCCGATCTCGGCCGGGTCCTGGCCGAGATCGCGCCGCTGGTGGAGAAGGTCAGCCAGGGCGACAATGTCAGCCGTATCCGGGCCATGCTCGCCCCGCTCGACAAGAAACTGGCGGGCCTCGCCGCTTCGGCCAACCGGGTCTCGGGCGACAATGTCGATGCCGACCAGCGCAATCTGCTGCGCCTGCACTGGATCTTCTCCAGCCTGATCGCGGCGCTGGTCATCGCCGGCCTCGTGCTGATGCTGATGCTCTATCGCCGCCATATCCAGCTCAACCGGGCCCATGACGAAGTGCATGTCCTGGCCGGCGTGCTGGAAGAGGCCAAGCTCGACCTGGAACAGGCCAATGTCGAAATCCTCAGCACCAATGCCGACCTCAAGCAGCGCAACGAGATGCTGCAGATCCGCGACGTCGAGCTCAGAACCCAGAACCAGCGTTTCGACGCGGCGTTGAACAACATGTCGCAAGGCCTGCTGCTGGTTGACGGCATGCATCGCCTGATCGTCTGCAATCAGCGCTATCGCGAAATATTCAACCTGAGGGAGCAATGGGTGCAGCCGGGGGCGACGATACGCGCACTCGGCACTCAGCGTTTTGCCGGGCTGATCGACCGGCAGAACAGCATCGCCGCCGATCGCGCCTCGGCGACCTTCGCCTTTGAGCTGGACGACGACACGATCGTCTCGGTCTCGCAGCAGCCGATGCCGGACGGCGGCTGGGTCTCGACCTACGAAGACATTACCGAGCGGCGGCGTTCCGAGGAGCGCATCGCCCATATGGCGCACCACGATGCGCTGACCGATCTGCCGAACCGCACCCTGTTTCGCGCGCGGATGGACGATGCCTTGGCCGACAAGCGGGGCAGCAAAGCCAATTTCGCGATCTTCTATCTCGATCTCGACAACTTCAAGATCGTCAACGACTCGCTCGGTCATGCGGTCGGCGATCTGCTGCTCAGGAGCGTCGCCGACCGGTTGAAGGAATGCGTCCGCGATGGCGATATCGTCTCCCGTTTCGGCGGCGACGAATTCGCCATCATGTTCCGTGGCGGCGGCGGCAGCGCCGAGATGCAGGGCATGGCGCAACGCCTGGTCGACCGGACCCGGCAGCCGTTTTCGATCGAGGGCAACGAGCTCAGCATCGGCACCTGTGTCGGCATCGCGATCGCCGGCAAGGACGGCCTGGATTCCGACGAACTGCTGCGCAACGCCGACATGGCGCTCTATCGCGCCAAGAACGAGGGACGTGGCAGCTATCGCTTCTTCGAGGCGTCGATGAAGGCCGAGCTCAATGCCAGGCGTGCGCTGGAGGAGGACCTGCGCTCGGCCCTCGGCGCCGGCGAATTCGCCGTCCACTATCAGCCGATCGTCAACCTGAAGACCATGACGGTGGTCAGTTTCGAAGCGCTGATCCGGTGGAACCATCCTGAGCGGGGCGAGGTCGTCCCGGCCGAATTCGTGCCTGTCGCCGAGGAGACCGGGCTGATCGTCGCCATTGGCGAATGGGTTCTGCGGCAGGCCTGCGTCGATGCCGCGTCATGGCCTGGCCCGACCCGCGTCTCGGTCAATCTGTCCGCCGTCCAGTTCAGGACGGGACAGTTCGCCCAGACCGTCTTTGCCGCCTTGTCCGCCTCGGGGCTCGCGCCCAACCGGCTGGAACTCGAGATCACCGAGACGGTGCTTCTGCAGGACAGCGAGGCGACGCTGGCGATCCTGCATCAATTGCGCTCGTTCGGCATCCGCACCTGCATGGACGATTTCGGCACCGGCTATTCCTCGCTCAGCTATCTCCGCAGCTTTCCCTTCGACAAGATCAAGATCGACCGCTCCTTCGTCAGCGAGGTCAACGACCGCGAGGACTGCCGCGCCATCGTTACCTCGATCACCGATCTCGGCCGCAGTCTCAACATGGTGACCACCGCCGAGGGCGTCGAAACGCGCGCCCAGTTCGACACGATCAACGAGATCGGCTGCGCCGAGATCCAGGGCTTCTATTTTGGTCATCCGGTGCCGGCGGCGGAGGTCGAGGAAGCCTTCACCCGGATCGAGCGGCTCTTGAGCCAGGCGGCCTGA
- a CDS encoding ABC transporter ATP-binding protein gives MATVEFRKLTKRYGTLEIVHGIDLAIHDGEFIVLVGPSGCGKSTTLRMLAGLEDISAGDILIDNRVVNEIEPRDRDIAMVFQDYALYPHMSVYENMAFSLRYRGVAKRDIDVRVRDAAAVLGLEPYLQRRPKQLSGGQRQRVAMGRAIVRKPQVFLFDEPLSNLDAKLRGSMRVEMKKLHQRLGVTTVYVTHDQVEAMTLADRVVVMNGGHIEQTGTPDEVYHAPASLFVAGFIGAPTMNLIPAQLTSGAMLKLAGGAAEAPLPADRKPAADDLTFGMRPEDVEVAEGETPAGRLDVPAQVEVVEPLGADTLVFTSVAGHPVAARVRPEVRPKPGENLKLRFNLDRMHLFDTATGRAIGAPQAHG, from the coding sequence ATGGCGACGGTTGAATTCCGCAAGCTGACCAAACGCTACGGCACGCTGGAAATCGTCCACGGCATCGATCTTGCGATCCATGACGGCGAATTCATCGTGCTGGTCGGGCCATCAGGCTGCGGCAAGTCGACGACGCTGCGCATGCTGGCCGGTCTCGAGGACATCAGCGCGGGCGACATCCTGATCGACAACCGGGTGGTCAACGAGATCGAGCCACGCGACCGCGACATCGCCATGGTGTTCCAGGACTATGCCCTCTACCCGCATATGTCGGTCTACGAGAACATGGCCTTCTCGCTGCGCTACCGGGGCGTCGCCAAGCGCGACATCGACGTGCGGGTGCGCGACGCCGCCGCGGTTCTCGGCCTCGAACCCTATTTGCAACGCCGGCCGAAACAATTGTCCGGCGGCCAGCGCCAGCGCGTCGCCATGGGCCGCGCCATCGTGCGCAAACCCCAGGTCTTCCTGTTCGACGAGCCCCTGTCCAATCTCGACGCCAAGCTGCGCGGCTCGATGCGGGTGGAGATGAAGAAGCTGCACCAGCGGCTCGGCGTCACCACCGTCTATGTCACCCACGACCAGGTCGAAGCGATGACGCTGGCCGACCGGGTGGTGGTGATGAACGGCGGCCATATCGAGCAGACCGGCACGCCGGACGAGGTCTATCACGCGCCGGCCAGCCTGTTCGTCGCGGGCTTCATCGGCGCGCCGACGATGAACCTGATTCCGGCCCAGCTGACATCAGGCGCCATGCTCAAGCTCGCCGGCGGCGCGGCCGAGGCGCCCCTGCCGGCGGACCGCAAGCCGGCGGCCGACGATCTCACCTTCGGCATGCGGCCCGAAGACGTCGAAGTCGCCGAGGGCGAGACACCCGCGGGCCGCCTCGACGTGCCGGCACAGGTCGAGGTGGTCGAGCCGCTCGGCGCCGACACGCTGGTGTTCACCAGCGTCGCCGGCCATCCGGTGGCGGCGCGTGTCCGTCCCGAGGTGCGTCCGAAGCCCGGCGAAAACCTGAAACTGCGCTTCAATCTCGATCGCATGCACCTGTTCGACACCGCGACCGGCCGGGCGATCGGAGCGCCGCAGGCCCATGGCTGA
- a CDS encoding 6-pyruvoyl trahydropterin synthase family protein, with protein MADSAVSIIPDVQRLKPSQRETYRSTKSYDHNEGLSCCFRQWRASHSHCRFVHGYALAFKFVFATHELDERNWCYDFGGMKPVKAWLHEMFDHTMVVAEDDPELATFRKMAADGLVDLRILPAVGCEATAKFVFDHVAPSIKAETHGRVWLESVEVREHAGNSAVYERLGG; from the coding sequence ATGGCCGATTCAGCGGTTTCGATCATCCCCGACGTGCAACGCCTCAAGCCGAGCCAGCGCGAGACCTACCGGTCGACCAAAAGCTACGACCACAATGAGGGCCTGTCCTGCTGCTTCCGGCAATGGCGGGCGAGCCATTCCCATTGCCGTTTCGTCCACGGCTACGCGCTGGCCTTCAAGTTCGTTTTCGCCACCCATGAACTCGATGAGCGCAACTGGTGCTACGACTTCGGCGGCATGAAGCCGGTCAAGGCGTGGCTGCACGAGATGTTCGACCACACCATGGTGGTGGCCGAGGACGACCCCGAGCTCGCGACATTCCGCAAGATGGCCGCGGACGGCTTGGTCGACCTGCGCATCCTGCCGGCGGTCGGCTGCGAGGCGACGGCAAAATTCGTCTTCGACCACGTGGCGCCGTCGATCAAGGCCGAGACCCATGGCCGGGTCTGGCTCGAATCCGTCGAGGTGCGCGAGCATGCCGGCAATTCGGCCGTCTACGAGCGCTTGGGCGGCTGA
- the folE gene encoding GTP cyclohydrolase I: MTKNNVLANCARFGNEAVDGFLDKAERAAMMASAAEKLEELFDVLKIDHRNDHNTRDTPARVAKMFVEEILHGRYVPPPKITEFENAARYDQLIVTGPIELRSTCAHHMMPIYGSAYIGVLPSVDGKIIGLSKYDRIVNYFGTRLQIQEELVKQIEQYIVETTNPRGLAVRISAVHMCKTHRGVRASHASRMVNSTFYGEMATSSALKAEFLQECAALDRR; encoded by the coding sequence ATGACAAAGAACAACGTTTTGGCGAATTGCGCTCGGTTCGGCAACGAGGCCGTCGACGGCTTCCTGGACAAGGCCGAGCGTGCCGCGATGATGGCATCCGCGGCCGAAAAGCTCGAAGAGCTGTTCGATGTCCTGAAGATCGATCACCGCAATGATCACAACACCCGCGACACGCCGGCCCGCGTCGCCAAGATGTTCGTCGAGGAGATCCTTCACGGGCGCTATGTGCCGCCGCCGAAGATCACCGAGTTCGAGAATGCCGCCCGCTACGACCAGTTGATCGTCACCGGACCGATCGAGCTGCGCTCGACCTGCGCCCATCACATGATGCCGATCTACGGCAGCGCCTATATCGGCGTGCTGCCCTCGGTCGACGGCAAGATCATCGGCCTGTCCAAATACGACCGGATCGTCAATTATTTCGGCACCCGCCTGCAGATCCAGGAAGAGCTGGTTAAGCAGATCGAGCAATATATCGTCGAGACCACCAATCCGCGCGGGCTGGCGGTGCGTATCAGCGCTGTCCATATGTGCAAGACCCACCGCGGCGTGCGCGCCAGCCACGCGAGCCGGATGGTCAACAGCACATTTTACGGCGAGATGGCCACGTCATCGGCGCTCAAGGCGGAATTCCTGCAGGAATGCGCAGCCCTGGACCGGCGATGA
- a CDS encoding HpcH/HpaI aldolase family protein → MPDIHSTPKNPFRAALGQGRPLIGIWSMLNSVNATEGLGWSGYDWILIDGEHSPVSLHDAMDHSRALAATPAVPILRLVWNDPALLKQHLDAGLSTIMLPYVQSADEARAAVDAMMYPPKGQRGVAAMHRASRYGRFKDYVARANDEIFLIVQIETMAALEACEEIARVDGVSAVFFGPGDLAASMGKPGEAAHPEVTAAIERGLKRCRPTGKAVGVLAPNDEISERHIRSGFDFVSVANDCAILFRNADAGAVRFRAVAEAAGTGKA, encoded by the coding sequence ATGCCCGACATCCATTCCACGCCGAAGAACCCGTTTCGCGCCGCGCTCGGCCAGGGCCGGCCGCTGATCGGCATCTGGTCCATGCTCAACTCGGTGAATGCCACCGAGGGGCTCGGCTGGTCGGGTTATGACTGGATCCTGATCGACGGCGAGCACTCTCCGGTCTCGCTGCATGACGCGATGGACCATTCGCGCGCGCTCGCCGCGACGCCCGCCGTGCCGATCCTGCGGCTCGTCTGGAACGATCCGGCATTGCTGAAGCAACATCTCGATGCCGGCCTCTCGACCATCATGCTGCCCTATGTGCAGAGCGCCGATGAAGCCCGGGCCGCGGTCGATGCCATGATGTATCCGCCCAAGGGCCAGCGCGGCGTCGCCGCCATGCACCGGGCGAGCCGCTATGGCCGGTTCAAGGACTATGTGGCGCGGGCCAATGACGAGATCTTCCTGATCGTCCAGATCGAGACCATGGCCGCGCTCGAGGCCTGCGAGGAGATCGCCCGGGTCGATGGCGTCTCGGCGGTGTTCTTCGGCCCCGGTGATCTCGCGGCCAGCATGGGCAAGCCAGGCGAAGCCGCGCATCCGGAGGTGACGGCCGCGATCGAACGGGGCTTGAAGCGCTGCCGGCCGACCGGCAAGGCGGTCGGCGTGCTCGCACCGAACGACGAGATCTCCGAGCGGCACATCCGCTCCGGCTTCGATTTCGTTTCGGTGGCCAATGATTGCGCCATCCTGTTTCGCAATGCCGATGCCGGCGCGGTGCGTTTCCGCGCGGTGGCCGAAGCGGCCGGGACGGGAAAGGCCTGA
- a CDS encoding aldose 1-epimerase family protein, whose translation MIELENGPARATIATTGAELHAWHAGGRDLLWTRDPAWWAKSSPVLFPIVGWANQGVIRADGKVRPMGVHGFAATSEFTLEAHNRANVSLVLTDNAATREVYPYPFHLRIAYRLEEARLAVRFEVTNPGARALPYALGLHPAFRWPLAGLDRADHAILFEKPENPEVPVIAPGGLISPARRPVPLDGRRLKLTDDLFAADALCFLDANSRSFRLVAGDKGPSIALEADDFPHLALWAKPGAPFVSMEVWTGHGDPQGYSGELVDKPGMRLLAPGAKAGHGVDFVYREVDAG comes from the coding sequence ATGATCGAGCTTGAGAACGGACCGGCGCGCGCCACCATCGCGACGACCGGCGCCGAGCTGCACGCCTGGCACGCCGGTGGTCGCGACCTGCTGTGGACGCGCGACCCCGCCTGGTGGGCCAAATCGTCGCCGGTGCTGTTCCCGATCGTCGGCTGGGCCAACCAGGGCGTGATCCGCGCCGACGGCAAGGTGCGGCCGATGGGCGTGCACGGCTTCGCCGCCACGAGCGAATTCACCCTCGAAGCTCACAACCGCGCCAATGTCAGCCTGGTCTTGACCGACAATGCCGCGACCCGCGAGGTCTATCCTTATCCGTTCCATCTGCGGATCGCCTACCGGCTCGAGGAGGCCAGGCTCGCCGTGCGTTTCGAGGTGACGAACCCGGGCGCGCGCGCCCTGCCCTATGCACTCGGGTTGCACCCGGCCTTTCGCTGGCCGCTGGCCGGCCTCGATCGGGCCGACCATGCCATCCTGTTCGAAAAGCCGGAAAACCCCGAGGTGCCGGTCATCGCGCCGGGCGGCCTGATTTCACCGGCCAGGCGCCCGGTGCCGCTCGACGGGCGCAGGCTGAAACTCACCGATGACCTGTTCGCGGCGGACGCGCTCTGTTTTCTCGACGCCAACAGCCGCTCGTTCCGCCTGGTTGCCGGCGACAAGGGCCCGAGCATCGCGCTGGAGGCCGACGATTTTCCGCATCTGGCGCTCTGGGCCAAACCGGGCGCGCCTTTCGTGTCGATGGAGGTCTGGACCGGTCATGGTGACCCGCAAGGTTATAGCGGCGAACTCGTCGACAAACCCGGCATGCGCCTGCTGGCGCCCGGGGCGAAGGCCGGACATGGGGTCGATTTTGTGTACCGAGAGGTGGATGCGGGGTGA
- the gcvA gene encoding transcriptional regulator GcvA produces the protein MSNRRYDLPPLDFVQGFEAAARNLSFTKAARELFITQSAVSRQIKALEEALGTVLFERRHRALRLTDDGQTFYRIAMDVLDRLQSSIDQMRQSRTSDQLSITTTTGLASLWLIPRLRRFTKVNPHIDVRIVANDRPLNLDRSLVDIAIRYAQRETAPKDAIPLFGEEILPVCSPLVSRDPATPLREPADLRHHTLLHLDYPGMQRTWYDWGTWLTALGIEDLKPAGTLHFTRYEQMIQAAISGQGVALGLSPLINEPIRSGLLIAPFDKTVVGSRGYFLIRSSAAAAKPQVQDFCTWLAEEAANDAAEDGGK, from the coding sequence ATGTCAAACCGGCGCTATGACCTGCCTCCGCTCGATTTCGTGCAAGGCTTCGAGGCCGCCGCCCGAAACCTCAGCTTCACCAAGGCGGCGCGCGAATTGTTCATCACCCAGTCGGCGGTCAGCCGGCAGATCAAGGCGCTCGAAGAGGCGCTGGGCACGGTGCTGTTCGAGCGCCGGCATCGGGCGCTGCGGCTGACCGACGACGGCCAGACGTTCTACCGCATCGCCATGGATGTGCTCGACCGGCTGCAATCGTCGATCGACCAGATGCGGCAGAGCCGCACATCGGACCAGTTGTCGATCACCACGACCACCGGGCTGGCCTCGCTCTGGCTGATCCCGCGCCTGAGGCGTTTCACCAAGGTCAATCCGCATATCGACGTGCGCATCGTCGCCAATGACCGGCCGCTCAACCTCGATCGCAGCCTGGTCGACATCGCCATTCGGTATGCCCAGCGCGAAACCGCGCCGAAAGATGCCATCCCGCTGTTCGGCGAGGAAATCCTGCCGGTCTGCTCGCCGCTCGTCTCGCGCGATCCGGCAACGCCGCTGCGCGAACCGGCCGACCTTCGCCACCACACGCTCCTGCACCTCGATTATCCCGGCATGCAGCGGACCTGGTACGACTGGGGCACCTGGCTGACGGCGCTCGGCATCGAGGATCTGAAACCGGCCGGGACGCTGCATTTCACCCGCTACGAGCAGATGATCCAGGCCGCCATCAGCGGCCAGGGCGTCGCACTCGGCCTGTCGCCGCTGATCAACGAGCCGATCCGCTCGGGGCTGCTGATCGCGCCGTTCGACAAGACCGTGGTCGGCTCGCGCGGCTATTTCCTGATCCGCTCGAGTGCCGCGGCGGCCAAGCCGCAGGTGCAGGATTTCTGTACCTGGCTGGCGGAGGAGGCTGCCAACGATGCCGCGGAAGACGGGGGCAAGTGA
- a CDS encoding GNAT family N-acetyltransferase has product MATALFETPASAIDVLRLPAARITVRAIEPADAALLQGHVRGLTRASRQNRFLGGINELTAAELDRITHHGAGNIFGLFAETDVRGETLVVGEAIYAVEAATGISEFALSVADAWHGRGVGQALITSVECRAARAGSLILAGETLRSNDAMLALAAKSGFVTRRHPDEARLWRLEKVIGAFQGMTPCSRLDSMRWSMAA; this is encoded by the coding sequence ATGGCCACGGCGCTTTTCGAGACACCCGCAAGCGCGATCGACGTGCTTCGCCTGCCGGCCGCGCGCATTACGGTCCGGGCCATCGAGCCCGCGGATGCCGCGCTGCTGCAGGGACATGTGCGCGGCCTGACGCGCGCCTCGCGGCAGAACCGTTTTCTTGGCGGCATCAACGAATTGACCGCAGCCGAACTCGACCGCATCACCCATCACGGCGCCGGCAACATTTTCGGCCTGTTCGCCGAGACCGATGTCCGGGGCGAGACCCTGGTGGTCGGCGAAGCGATCTACGCGGTCGAGGCTGCGACCGGCATTTCGGAATTTGCCCTGTCGGTCGCCGATGCCTGGCACGGCCGCGGCGTCGGCCAGGCGCTGATCACCAGCGTCGAATGCCGGGCGGCGCGCGCCGGCAGCCTCATTCTGGCTGGCGAGACGTTGCGCTCCAACGATGCCATGCTGGCGCTCGCCGCGAAGTCGGGCTTCGTGACCCGCAGGCATCCCGACGAGGCGCGGCTCTGGCGGCTGGAAAAGGTCATCGGCGCGTTTCAGGGCATGACCCCGTGCAGCCGGCTCGACAGCATGCGCTGGTCGATGGCTGCATGA
- a CDS encoding SCO family protein yields MTPLRFIRYGLWGLIAVIAAAGAWAYWQGPLPSPRSATTLLDRDAIGGPFELTDENGRRLSSTSLAGKPYAIFFGFTHCPDVCPTTMMEMANVIQELGDAARDFRVFFVSVDPVRDTPELLRVYTDSFDPRIIGLTGSEAEIAAAAKAFRAVYMKVPTEGETYTMEHTAIVYLMNGEGRLAGTIAYGEAHDAALDKVKRLLAGG; encoded by the coding sequence ATGACACCTCTTCGTTTCATTCGTTACGGCCTCTGGGGCCTGATCGCGGTCATCGCCGCCGCGGGCGCCTGGGCCTATTGGCAGGGGCCGCTGCCATCACCGCGCAGCGCCACCACCTTGCTCGACCGCGACGCCATCGGTGGCCCGTTCGAGCTGACCGATGAAAATGGCCGGCGCCTGTCGTCGACAAGCCTCGCCGGCAAGCCCTATGCGATCTTTTTCGGCTTCACCCACTGTCCGGATGTCTGCCCGACGACGATGATGGAAATGGCCAATGTGATCCAGGAGCTTGGCGATGCCGCACGCGATTTCCGCGTCTTCTTCGTGTCCGTCGACCCCGTGCGCGACACGCCCGAACTCCTGAGGGTCTATACCGATTCCTTCGATCCCAGGATCATCGGGCTGACCGGCTCGGAAGCCGAGATCGCCGCGGCGGCCAAGGCCTTTCGGGCGGTCTACATGAAGGTGCCGACCGAGGGCGAGACCTATACGATGGAACACACCGCCATCGTCTATCTCATGAACGGCGAGGGCCGGCTGGCCGGCACCATCGCCTATGGCGAGGCCCATGACGCCGCACTCGACAAGGTGAAGCGGCTGCTGGCCGGGGGGTGA
- a CDS encoding Gfo/Idh/MocA family protein — translation MAEITKIGLAGFGAWGQMHARAIAAIDDARLTAVFCHGESSERAAAEALPDVPRFRSYDAMLAAGGFDAVTVAVPNDRHAGFAMAALEAGAHVILEKPLGVTLAECDQVLAASAAAGRHVAVNHELRVSHQWGKVREIIAAGEIGQVRHQHFSLFRKPFRLGSGGWRHDRQRVGSWILEELVHFVDLVLWYGAENGQPVSLQAFASSAGGLADTVSVMLRWADGSTALVTQCLAGFEHHTLLEIAGDAGAVRTWWAGVSDRTATPGFALAVCRRGAEAAEPVAIPRSGEIFELEENIRRALDGFRTGQLVMPLAAARAAVAICLTIERSIETDAAVVLHTI, via the coding sequence ATGGCTGAGATCACCAAGATCGGCTTGGCGGGTTTCGGCGCCTGGGGCCAGATGCATGCCCGCGCGATCGCCGCGATCGACGATGCCAGGCTGACCGCGGTGTTCTGCCATGGCGAGAGCTCCGAACGCGCGGCGGCCGAGGCGCTGCCCGATGTCCCCCGTTTCCGCAGCTACGACGCCATGCTGGCGGCCGGCGGCTTCGACGCGGTGACGGTCGCGGTGCCGAACGACCGCCACGCCGGTTTCGCGATGGCCGCGCTCGAGGCCGGCGCCCATGTCATCCTGGAAAAACCGCTCGGCGTCACCTTGGCCGAATGCGACCAGGTGCTGGCGGCTTCGGCCGCGGCCGGCCGGCATGTCGCGGTCAATCACGAGCTGCGCGTCTCGCATCAGTGGGGCAAGGTCCGCGAGATCATCGCAGCCGGCGAGATCGGCCAGGTGCGGCACCAGCATTTCTCGCTGTTCCGCAAGCCGTTCCGGCTCGGCTCCGGCGGCTGGCGCCACGACCGCCAAAGGGTCGGCTCCTGGATCCTGGAAGAGCTCGTGCATTTCGTCGACCTGGTGCTCTGGTATGGCGCGGAGAACGGCCAGCCGGTGTCGCTGCAAGCGTTCGCCTCGTCGGCCGGCGGTCTCGCCGATACCGTCTCGGTGATGCTGCGCTGGGCCGACGGCTCGACCGCGCTCGTTACCCAATGCCTCGCCGGCTTCGAACATCACACGCTCCTGGAGATCGCCGGTGATGCCGGTGCCGTCCGCACCTGGTGGGCCGGTGTCAGCGACCGCACGGCGACACCCGGCTTCGCGCTCGCGGTATGCCGGCGCGGCGCCGAAGCGGCGGAGCCGGTGGCCATCCCACGCTCCGGCGAGATCTTCGAGCTGGAGGAGAATATCCGCCGGGCGCTGGACGGGTTCCGCACCGGCCAGCTGGTCATGCCGCTTGCCGCCGCGCGCGCCGCGGTCGCGATCTGCCTCACCATCGAGCGGAGCATCGAGACCGACGCTGCGGTGGTCTTGCACACGATCTGA